In Paracoccus aminophilus JCM 7686, one DNA window encodes the following:
- a CDS encoding MbtH family protein: MTRSFTSRTDWRILRNAEGRYSVWPSQYPLPAGWEDEGTRASRPDCLARIEELWQDPRPLALRQAMGGVQ, from the coding sequence ATGACCCGCTCATTTACCAGCCGCACCGATTGGCGCATTCTGCGCAATGCCGAGGGCCGTTATTCCGTCTGGCCCAGCCAATATCCCCTCCCCGCCGGTTGGGAGGACGAGGGCACGCGCGCCAGCCGCCCCGATTGCCTCGCGCGGATCGAAGAGCTGTGGCAGGACCCGCGTCCGCTCGCTTTGCGTCAGGCGATGGGGGGCGTGCAGTGA
- a CDS encoding PLP-dependent transferase, with the protein MNQHLAPETLEPPATPDLNSLLLAPRAAQAHHATAVPIYQTASFLFESYDELAAVFAGTSDRFIYSRGNNPTVAELESVIAALEGVEAARGFASGMGAIAAAIMPFVQAGDRVVAVENLYSDAFRLFEVVLKKFGVTTDYVDGSDTEAVIAALPGAKLLYLESPTSWTFTLQDLAPIAKAAKAEGVLTVIDNSWATPLYQRPAELGIDLIIHAASKYLSGHSDTIAGLVCGPKALIDRINHEAYHYLGAKMSPFDAFLVLRGLRTLGLRMARHMENGLALGRALQDHPAVTQIRHPGFHDHPARAALSGYGGLFAFDFDASVDVPRFANSLRLTRLGVSWGGAESLIIPGEAAIGLAGASNSFRRFKVSPRTIRFAAGLEEPGALVEDVLQAIEKARK; encoded by the coding sequence ATGAACCAGCATCTCGCCCCCGAGACCCTAGAGCCCCCCGCGACCCCCGATCTGAACAGCCTGCTTCTCGCCCCGCGCGCGGCGCAGGCCCATCACGCGACCGCCGTGCCGATCTATCAGACCGCGAGCTTCCTTTTCGAGAGCTACGACGAGCTCGCCGCGGTCTTTGCCGGGACCTCGGATCGCTTCATCTATTCGCGCGGCAACAACCCGACGGTGGCCGAGCTGGAAAGCGTGATCGCCGCGCTTGAAGGGGTCGAGGCGGCGCGCGGATTTGCCTCGGGCATGGGCGCGATTGCCGCCGCGATCATGCCTTTCGTGCAGGCGGGCGACCGGGTCGTGGCGGTGGAAAACCTCTATTCCGACGCCTTCCGGCTCTTCGAGGTCGTGCTGAAGAAATTCGGCGTCACCACCGATTATGTCGATGGCAGCGATACCGAGGCGGTGATTGCGGCTTTGCCGGGCGCCAAGCTGCTCTATCTCGAAAGCCCGACGAGCTGGACCTTCACGCTGCAAGATCTCGCCCCGATCGCCAAGGCCGCCAAGGCCGAGGGCGTGCTCACCGTCATCGACAATTCCTGGGCGACGCCGCTTTATCAGCGCCCGGCCGAGCTTGGGATTGATCTGATCATCCATGCCGCCTCGAAATATCTTTCAGGCCACAGCGATACGATTGCCGGGCTCGTTTGCGGGCCGAAGGCGCTGATCGATCGCATCAACCACGAGGCCTATCATTACCTCGGCGCGAAAATGTCGCCCTTTGACGCGTTTTTGGTGCTGCGCGGGCTGCGCACTCTGGGCCTGCGCATGGCGCGGCATATGGAAAACGGCCTCGCTTTGGGGCGCGCCTTGCAGGACCATCCCGCCGTGACCCAGATCCGCCATCCGGGCTTTCACGACCACCCCGCCCGCGCCGCGCTTTCGGGCTATGGCGGGCTTTTCGCCTTTGACTTTGACGCGAGCGTCGATGTCCCCCGTTTCGCCAATAGCCTGCGCCTCACCCGGCTGGGGGTAAGCTGGGGCGGGGCGGAAAGCCTGATCATCCCGGGCGAGGCCGCGATCGGGCTCGCGGGGGCCTCGAACTCCTTCCGCCGCTTCAAGGTCAGCCCGCGCACCATTCGCTTCGCGGCGGGGCTGGAAGAGCCGGGCGCCTTGGTCGAAGATGTGCTGCAAGCAATCGAAAAGGCGCGGAAGTGA
- a CDS encoding alpha/beta hydrolase: MTKIVKEGVLGLGGARWFDLEDSASGAVRRVFLWIPPGEAPEAGWPALMLTDGNAVIATAIDAMRAQAFYPSGTNLGWGVLIAIGYPTDEAYDPFRRSWDLGPPPGATYPPFWEGTPEVKTGGGAEMARFLLDEVRPFVAARVPLDLAHQGLFGHSFGGLFALWLMFTRPDAFSHWIAASPAITWEESFLLTHRDGFAPKGKPLSLLLSAGEWEGAALAPFQIGAEDADKRLAEKERIRTIAAAEEMAGHLDKIQGISAHYETYAGETHMSVLPVAVNRALHHVFALKKNASVG, from the coding sequence GTGACGAAAATCGTGAAGGAAGGCGTGCTCGGTCTTGGCGGGGCGCGCTGGTTTGATCTCGAAGACAGCGCGAGCGGCGCGGTGCGGCGGGTCTTTTTGTGGATCCCCCCCGGCGAGGCGCCCGAGGCCGGTTGGCCCGCCTTGATGCTGACCGATGGCAATGCGGTGATCGCGACCGCGATTGATGCGATGCGCGCGCAGGCCTTTTACCCCTCGGGCACCAATCTTGGCTGGGGCGTGCTGATCGCCATCGGCTATCCGACCGACGAGGCCTATGACCCGTTTCGCCGCAGCTGGGATCTCGGCCCGCCGCCCGGCGCGACCTATCCGCCCTTCTGGGAGGGCACGCCCGAGGTCAAGACCGGGGGCGGCGCGGAAATGGCGCGCTTTTTGCTCGACGAAGTCCGCCCCTTCGTCGCCGCGCGCGTGCCGCTTGACCTCGCCCATCAGGGGCTTTTCGGCCATTCCTTCGGCGGGCTCTTCGCGCTGTGGCTGATGTTCACCCGGCCCGACGCCTTCAGCCATTGGATCGCCGCCAGCCCCGCGATCACTTGGGAGGAAAGCTTCCTCTTGACCCATCGCGACGGCTTCGCGCCCAAGGGCAAACCGCTCTCGCTGCTCTTGTCGGCGGGCGAATGGGAGGGGGCCGCGCTCGCGCCCTTCCAGATCGGGGCCGAGGATGCCGACAAGCGCCTCGCGGAAAAAGAGCGCATCCGCACCATCGCGGCTGCCGAAGAGATGGCCGGGCATCTGGATAAGATTCAAGGGATTTCAGCGCATTACGAGACATATGCCGGTGAAACCCATATGTCGGTCCTGCCGGTTGCGGTGAACCGCGCGCTCCACCACGTCTTCGCGCTCAAGAAAAACGCAAGCGTGGGGTGA
- a CDS encoding GNAT family N-acetyltransferase, with protein sequence MTFDLPPFDLPDPFLARRDGARILLAGPAPQSLGLRDAGEGRLWPACPEGGLPAALAVFEALSAGPDEVVLMLDPAPWAALLPELHARGIAVPFEGAFAVFPALFWQVPDRWLAHAAPPFPELFRRGPHGRHPLRPPKPEGLLYRRFIPWLGQWLTLRALDLDDLPTFHRWQNDPRVAAFFEESGTLDQHRALIERMLADPHLLPVIGALDGRDFGYFELYWARENRLGAVHDCAPWDRGWHVLIGEEDIRGAEHVTAWLPALMHYMFLSEPRTRTILGEPKASHVQQLRNLTRGGFGKIRDFDFSHKRAALVALDRQHFFDARLWARPPESDGRPLRLSPTVLL encoded by the coding sequence ATGACGTTTGACCTTCCCCCTTTCGACCTTCCGGACCCCTTTCTCGCGCGGCGCGACGGCGCGCGGATCTTGCTGGCGGGGCCCGCGCCCCAAAGCCTCGGCCTGCGCGATGCGGGCGAGGGGCGGCTCTGGCCCGCTTGCCCTGAGGGCGGTCTGCCCGCCGCGCTCGCGGTCTTCGAGGCGCTGAGCGCAGGCCCGGACGAGGTCGTCCTGATGCTCGATCCCGCGCCTTGGGCCGCGCTTTTGCCCGAGCTGCACGCGCGCGGCATCGCGGTGCCCTTCGAGGGCGCTTTCGCGGTCTTTCCCGCGCTTTTCTGGCAGGTGCCCGACCGCTGGCTGGCCCATGCAGCGCCGCCTTTCCCCGAGCTTTTCCGGCGCGGCCCGCATGGCCGCCATCCCCTGCGCCCGCCGAAACCCGAGGGGCTGCTCTATCGCCGCTTCATCCCTTGGCTTGGCCAATGGCTGACGCTGCGCGCGCTGGATTTGGACGATCTTCCGACCTTCCACCGCTGGCAGAACGATCCGCGCGTCGCGGCGTTTTTCGAGGAAAGCGGCACGCTGGACCAGCACCGCGCCTTGATCGAGCGGATGCTGGCCGATCCGCATCTGTTGCCGGTGATCGGCGCGCTCGACGGGCGCGATTTCGGCTATTTCGAGCTTTACTGGGCGCGCGAGAACCGGCTCGGCGCGGTCCATGATTGCGCGCCTTGGGACCGCGGCTGGCATGTGCTGATCGGCGAAGAGGATATTCGCGGCGCCGAACATGTCACCGCCTGGCTGCCCGCGCTCATGCATTACATGTTCCTATCCGAGCCGCGGACCCGCACGATTCTGGGCGAGCCCAAGGCCAGCCATGTCCAGCAATTGCGCAACCTCACGCGCGGCGGCTTCGGCAAGATCCGCGACTTCGATTTCAGCCATAAGCGCGCCGCTTTGGTCGCGCTCGATCGCCAGCATTTCTTCGACGCCCGGCTCTGGGCGCGCCCGCCCGAAAGCGATGGCCGCCCGCTTCGCCTGTCCCCGACGGTTCTTCTTTAA
- a CDS encoding lysine N(6)-hydroxylase/L-ornithine N(5)-oxygenase family protein, translating to MSEAFLSEPFRPDQAHPTQAHPDHIHELIGIGFGPSNLALAIALEERQSGLDAVFLEAKPRFAWHPGMLLKGTDMQVSFLKDLVSQRNPTSGFSFLSYLHDKGRLERFINRKTFFPSRVEFNDYLDWAAGRLGGICAYDQRVEAIEPVRAGAGVSHLRIHSRDGAGRATVRQARQIVLAPGGQPHWPELFAPHRSDARLSHSNDFTARVLPKLTPGERIAVIGGGQSACEIFATLAADPACPRVDLILRGPALKPADDSPFVNEIFEPAHTDLVHALPPEARAQHLREFAGTNYAVTDLDLLQHIYGLLYEQEVEGAARLRMMAETQPVGLQTVGQGAGLHLTLDAQGRRFGLDYDRIILCTGYRRELGQTLLSGLADWQTGAAPDRDYRLPMKPGFAPTVHVQGYSEPTHGLADTLLSVLALRSAEIAASVELARADRRIAAE from the coding sequence ATGTCCGAAGCTTTTCTTTCCGAACCTTTCCGCCCCGATCAAGCCCACCCCACTCAGGCCCACCCCGACCACATCCACGAGCTGATCGGCATCGGTTTCGGCCCCTCCAACCTCGCGCTGGCGATTGCGCTTGAGGAGCGCCAGAGCGGGCTCGATGCGGTCTTTCTCGAAGCCAAGCCACGCTTTGCCTGGCATCCGGGGATGCTGCTGAAAGGGACCGATATGCAGGTCTCCTTCCTCAAGGATCTGGTGTCGCAGCGCAATCCGACCTCGGGCTTTTCCTTCCTGAGCTATCTCCATGACAAGGGGCGGCTCGAACGCTTCATCAACCGCAAGACCTTTTTCCCCAGCCGGGTCGAGTTCAATGATTACCTCGATTGGGCGGCGGGCCGTCTGGGCGGGATCTGCGCCTATGACCAGCGCGTCGAGGCGATCGAGCCGGTGCGCGCGGGCGCGGGCGTCTCGCATCTGCGCATCCACAGCCGCGACGGCGCCGGGCGCGCCACGGTGCGGCAGGCGCGCCAGATCGTGCTCGCGCCGGGCGGCCAGCCCCATTGGCCCGAGCTCTTCGCGCCTCATCGCAGCGATGCGCGGCTCTCGCATTCCAACGATTTCACCGCCCGCGTCCTGCCCAAGCTGACGCCGGGCGAGCGCATTGCCGTAATCGGCGGCGGCCAAAGCGCCTGCGAGATCTTCGCGACGCTCGCCGCCGATCCGGCCTGCCCGCGCGTCGATCTGATCCTGCGCGGGCCTGCCCTGAAACCCGCCGATGACAGCCCCTTCGTCAATGAGATCTTCGAACCCGCTCATACCGATCTCGTCCATGCTTTGCCGCCCGAGGCGCGCGCCCAGCATCTGCGCGAGTTTGCCGGGACGAATTACGCGGTCACCGATCTCGATCTGCTCCAGCACATCTATGGCCTCCTCTACGAGCAAGAGGTCGAGGGCGCAGCGCGGTTGCGGATGATGGCCGAAACCCAGCCGGTTGGGCTTCAGACGGTCGGGCAGGGGGCGGGTCTTCATCTGACGCTGGACGCGCAGGGCCGCCGCTTCGGGCTCGATTATGACCGCATCATTTTGTGCACCGGCTATCGCCGCGAGCTTGGCCAGACGCTGCTTTCAGGTCTCGCCGACTGGCAGACCGGCGCCGCGCCGGACCGCGATTACCGGTTGCCGATGAAGCCCGGCTTCGCGCCCACCGTCCATGTTCAGGGCTATAGCGAGCCGACCCACGGGCTCGCCGATACGCTCTTGTCGGTGCTCGCGCTGCGCTCGGCGGAAATCGCCGCTTCGGTCGAGCTGGCCCGCGCGGACCGGCGGATCGCTGCCGAGTAA
- a CDS encoding sigma-70 family RNA polymerase sigma factor, which translates to MSPNPQTQIRPRSPRDQALLLDELVQNRNLLLCDALRILGARDRAEDVLQEAALRALGRNSGETLRDGRHFARRMVRNLAIDRLRRERWLAGDEALERQPSAGPDVERCLAGRELLGRVEAQLRQCRARDREVFLRHRVMGEPQNLLAREFNLSPARVHAIVTKIHKDISALRIDEPA; encoded by the coding sequence ATGTCACCCAATCCCCAAACTCAGATCAGGCCGCGTTCGCCGCGCGATCAGGCCCTGTTGCTTGATGAGCTTGTCCAAAACCGCAACCTGCTTTTATGCGACGCGCTGCGCATTCTGGGCGCGCGCGACCGCGCCGAGGATGTGCTGCAAGAGGCGGCGCTGCGCGCGCTTGGGCGCAACTCGGGCGAGACCCTGCGCGACGGGCGCCATTTCGCGCGGCGCATGGTGCGCAACCTCGCCATCGACCGGCTGCGGCGCGAGCGCTGGCTTGCGGGCGACGAGGCGCTCGAGCGCCAGCCAAGCGCCGGGCCCGATGTCGAGCGTTGCCTTGCCGGGCGCGAGCTTCTGGGCCGGGTCGAGGCCCAGCTGCGCCAATGCCGCGCGCGCGACCGCGAGGTCTTCTTGCGCCACCGCGTCATGGGCGAGCCGCAAAACCTGCTTGCGCGCGAATTCAACCTCTCGCCTGCGCGGGTTCATGCGATCGTGACCAAGATCCACAAGGATATCAGCGCCTTGCGGATCGACGAACCGGCCTGA
- a CDS encoding ABC transporter ATP-binding protein, with protein sequence MIETETTQMSGPIFAVRNLSVTLGGAAILRDLSFEITPGITGLIGANGCGKTTLLRSLAGVLRPTAGEIRHRGQDLARLSPKTRARAIALLPQTGEAPPGLTVRELVARGRTPWLRPFLPLTPADHQAVARAIAATGMGDLAHRRVESLSGGQRQRAWIGLVLAQESGTILLDEPLNFLDLPHQAELVRLLKTLSAKRQIVIIIHDLTLAARLCDQIIALRDGALIAHGPTAEVLAAAPLERAFAIPFDCVETASGPVVLPRGI encoded by the coding sequence ATGATCGAGACAGAAACCACGCAGATGAGCGGCCCGATCTTCGCGGTGCGCAACCTCTCGGTGACGCTTGGCGGCGCGGCGATCCTGCGCGATCTCAGCTTTGAGATAACGCCCGGGATCACCGGGCTGATTGGCGCGAATGGCTGCGGCAAGACCACGCTGTTGCGCAGCCTCGCGGGGGTTTTGCGCCCCACGGCGGGCGAGATCCGCCATCGCGGGCAGGATCTGGCGCGGCTCTCGCCCAAGACGCGCGCGCGGGCGATTGCGCTTTTGCCGCAAACCGGCGAGGCCCCGCCCGGGCTCACGGTGCGCGAGCTGGTCGCGCGAGGTCGCACGCCTTGGTTGCGCCCCTTCCTGCCGCTGACCCCCGCCGATCATCAGGCGGTCGCGCGCGCGATTGCCGCGACCGGCATGGGCGATCTGGCGCATCGCCGGGTCGAGAGCCTCTCGGGCGGGCAGCGCCAGCGCGCCTGGATCGGGCTGGTTCTGGCGCAGGAAAGCGGGACGATCCTGCTCGACGAGCCCTTGAACTTCCTTGACCTGCCCCATCAGGCCGAGCTGGTGCGGCTGCTGAAAACGCTCTCGGCCAAGCGCCAGATCGTCATCATCATCCATGATCTGACGCTGGCCGCGCGGCTCTGCGATCAGATCATTGCGCTGCGCGACGGCGCGCTGATCGCGCATGGGCCGACGGCCGAGGTTCTGGCCGCAGCACCGCTCGAACGCGCCTTTGCCATTCCGTTCGATTGCGTGGAAACCGCCTCGGGGCCGGTGGTCCTGCCCCGAGGGATCTAG